From the genome of Thiovibrio frasassiensis:
TCTTTTCTTTTCCCTGCTCGGATGCAAGAGTCAAGCTCTGTCACTGCCGTGGCCAGTTCTTGTGCGGTGAAGAGAGAGCAAGCCCCTTTAAGGCTGTGGCAGCAGGCAAGTATCGTTGTCTGGTCGCTCTCGGCCATTGCCTTGCCAAGCAGGAGAAGTTCTTTGTCGGTGTCGGCAAAGAAGGCCTTGGCTATCCGGGCGAGGATCGTCTTGTCTCCGTAAGTGGCAAGCAGTGCCTTGAAATCCAAGGCAAGATGCTCTGCCGGGCTCGTCAAGGCTGGGCCCTGATCTTGTTGATTGCCGCAGGCAGGGCACAGCCTTTCAATTACGGCAAAAAGCTGTGCCGGCTCGAAGTTTTTTTCCGCATATCCATCAAGGCCTGCGGCTAAAAATCGATCCCGTTCGCTGGCGGTCTCGGCCGTAAGGGCGATAACCGGAATTGCTCTGGTCGCCGGGTTTTCCTTGATCCTGCGCGTTGCCTCAATGCCGTCAATGCCGGGCAAGCCGATATCCATCAGGATGACCTGAAAATCAAGGTCCTGGGCCAGAATGGCAAGGGCTGCTTCCCCGCTGGTGGCACCAACAACCTGCCAGCCCCGCTCTGCCAGAATACTGGCAAGGATGTCCAGGTTGAAATCCACGTCTTCCACAACCATGATTCGAATATTTTCTTGGGCAACATCGTTTGTGACTGGGGAAACCATCTCTCCCTCCGTAGCCAGATTTTTACCCCCCCCGGGGAGATGATAGCCGATTAGAAATCAATCTGGAAGCTGTAAACGTCTTCCTCCAGGCTGCTTTTAACCGTGAAGCCGCAATGGAGAAAGATGGCCTGCATCCGTTTGTTCTCCCGGAGCACCTCGGCGGAAAAGCCGCCAATGCCGTTTTTCTTGGCAATGGTCACCAGATGTCGGAAAAGAAAGGTGCCGATCTGCTTGTTCTGCCATTCGTCGCGGACAATAAAGGCCACCTCGGCCCGATTGGTTTTTTCGTCCAGGTAGTAGCGGCCGATAGCGATGATCTCCTCGCCGTGCACTTCCGGTAGGGTGCCGACGATGGCCGCGTCCTTGCGGTGGTCGATGTAAACGAAGTTTTGGATCTGCTTGTGGCCGAAGCGCTGGCTGTGGGTCATGAACCGGTAATAGAGGGTTTCCTGGGAAAGGGCATAGAGGATGTCCCGCATCCGGGGTTCATCGGTGAGATGAACGGGCCGGAAATTGATCTGGGTGCCGTCTTCCAGCAGCATGGTGGTGTTCATCTCTTTGGAGGCGATCATGAAGCGGCCCTCCACCTCGCCGAGATCCTGGCGGAGATAGCGCGCCTCGATGGCTTCCTTGAACAGCTGTTCCCGAAAACTTGGGTGAGCGATGCTGATCAGGGCCAAGGCCCGTTCCTGCACACTTTTGCCGTGCAGGTAGGCGATGCCGTACTCGGTGGCCACGTAATGGACCTCACCCCTGGTGGTGACCACCCCGGCGCCCGGAGTCAACCGGGTGACGATGCGGGAGATGGTTTTCTCCTTGGCCGTTGATTCCATGGCGATAATGGCTTTGCCCCCGATGGAGCGGGCCGCGCCCCGGTTGAAATCCACCTGGCCGCCGATGCCGGAATAAAAAAGGGAGCCCAGGGAGTCGGCGCAGACCTGGCCGGTGAGGTCGATTTCAAGGGCCATGTTGATGGAGACCATCTTGTGCTGTCTGCCGATGATGTGGATATCGTTGACATACTCCGTGGGCCGGAAGCAGAAGAGGGGATTGTTGTCGATGTAGTCGTAAAGTCGCTGGGTGCCCATGCAGAAGCTGGCCACGATCCGTCCCTTGTCGGTGGACTTTCGGTTGCCGGTCACTGCGCCGGATTCCACCAGGTCGATGATGGAGTCGGTGAGCATCTCCGTATGGATGCCAAGGTCTTTTTTGTTGTGCAGGAATTCCACCAGGGCGTGGGGGATGCGGCCGATGCCGAATTCGATCGTTGACCCGTCTTCGATCAGGGCGGCGATGTGCTCGCCGATGCGGCGGGTATCCTCGGAGACCGGCGTGGATTCCCGTTCGATGATGGGGGTTGCCGCCGGCACCAGAAGGTCGAGATCGTAGATGTCAAGAAAGCTGTCGCCAAGGGTTTTGGGCATCATCGGGTTTA
Proteins encoded in this window:
- a CDS encoding response regulator, encoding MVSPVTNDVAQENIRIMVVEDVDFNLDILASILAERGWQVVGATSGEAALAILAQDLDFQVILMDIGLPGIDGIEATRRIKENPATRAIPVIALTAETASERDRFLAAGLDGYAEKNFEPAQLFAVIERLCPACGNQQDQGPALTSPAEHLALDFKALLATYGDKTILARIAKAFFADTDKELLLLGKAMAESDQTTILACCHSLKGACSLFTAQELATAVTELDSCIRAGKRKEAFTVWDKVVSAQESLREHATSQLNLTRQNA
- a CDS encoding bifunctional acetyl-CoA hydrolase/transferase family protein/GNAT family N-acetyltransferase, which produces MSSPNTYDPDWQKKYSDMIATPYQAAAKIKPGQRVFIGTACAEPVLLVKALTERSAELADVEIIQLLTKGDAPYASLSLADCFTVNSFFIGANIREHIQQGLGNYTPTLLSDIPKLFNSGQLPIDVALIQVTPPDERGKVSLGVSVDIIKSAAENASLVIAQVNPMMPKTLGDSFLDIYDLDLLVPAATPIIERESTPVSEDTRRIGEHIAALIEDGSTIEFGIGRIPHALVEFLHNKKDLGIHTEMLTDSIIDLVESGAVTGNRKSTDKGRIVASFCMGTQRLYDYIDNNPLFCFRPTEYVNDIHIIGRQHKMVSINMALEIDLTGQVCADSLGSLFYSGIGGQVDFNRGAARSIGGKAIIAMESTAKEKTISRIVTRLTPGAGVVTTRGEVHYVATEYGIAYLHGKSVQERALALISIAHPSFREQLFKEAIEARYLRQDLGEVEGRFMIASKEMNTTMLLEDGTQINFRPVHLTDEPRMRDILYALSQETLYYRFMTHSQRFGHKQIQNFVYIDHRKDAAIVGTLPEVHGEEIIAIGRYYLDEKTNRAEVAFIVRDEWQNKQIGTFLFRHLVTIAKKNGIGGFSAEVLRENKRMQAIFLHCGFTVKSSLEEDVYSFQIDF